Proteins from a genomic interval of Undibacterium parvum:
- a CDS encoding prephenate dehydrogenase, whose protein sequence is MVNDSKPGSHVFKRIAIFGVGLIGGSFALALKKAGAVQQVVGVGRSQASLQRAQELGIIDQIASSVEDAVCGADLILIAAPVAQTAAILMAMQPYLQTGTVVTDAGSTKADVVAAARQAMGQKLAQFVPAHPIAGRELNGPDAALVDLYAGKKIVITRLPENSADDVNLVANAWQQCGAIIHHLSPAEHDAVFAAVSHLPHLLAYALVDDIARKPHAERLFQYAASGFRDFTRIAGSSPEMWRDISLANRDAMLQELDSYTAQLGRLRAHLLAGDAQAIEAIYSNAQLARHNWITAIETAEKQRKDGGD, encoded by the coding sequence ATGGTAAACGATAGCAAACCAGGTTCACATGTATTTAAGCGTATCGCCATCTTCGGGGTAGGTTTGATAGGCGGTTCTTTTGCTTTGGCTTTAAAGAAAGCCGGTGCGGTGCAGCAGGTGGTGGGGGTAGGGCGCAGTCAGGCTTCGCTGCAGCGCGCGCAAGAACTGGGCATTATCGACCAGATCGCCAGTTCTGTTGAAGATGCGGTGTGTGGCGCTGATCTGATTTTGATTGCTGCCCCAGTGGCGCAGACGGCTGCCATTTTGATGGCAATGCAGCCTTATTTACAGACGGGGACGGTAGTCACCGACGCCGGTAGTACCAAGGCCGATGTGGTGGCTGCAGCAAGACAGGCGATGGGCCAGAAATTAGCCCAATTTGTGCCGGCTCATCCGATTGCAGGTCGTGAGTTAAATGGCCCCGATGCCGCCTTAGTCGATTTATATGCGGGCAAAAAAATCGTCATTACGCGTTTGCCGGAAAATTCGGCAGACGATGTCAATCTGGTGGCAAATGCCTGGCAGCAATGCGGCGCCATCATTCACCATTTAAGCCCTGCAGAACACGATGCGGTGTTTGCCGCTGTTAGCCACTTGCCGCATTTGTTGGCATATGCACTGGTCGACGATATTGCCAGAAAACCGCATGCCGAACGCTTGTTTCAATATGCGGCTAGCGGCTTTCGAGATTTCACGCGTATCGCCGGATCTTCGCCAGAAATGTGGCGCGACATTAGCCTGGCGAACCGCGATGCCATGTTGCAGGAACTTGATTCGTATACTGCTCAATTGGGACGCTTGCGCGCGCATTTATTGGCGGGCGATGCGCAGGCAATTGAAGCCATATATTCAAACGCGCAATTGGCTAGGCATAATTGGATTACTGCGATCGAAACGGCAGAGAAGCAGCGCAAGGACGGCGGCGATTGA
- the aroA gene encoding 3-phosphoshikimate 1-carboxyvinyltransferase, translated as MTQATKHYPHYIDLHPAMEVQGVVRLPGSKSISNRILLLAALAKGDTKIMDLLASDDTLVMLNALHALGVHWTQDGASQNYTVQGADGAFPKHQADLFMGNAGTAIRPLVAALAVLGGDYTVHGVPRMHERPIGDLVDALNAVGTQITYTGNPGFPPLHIRRGRLHAQRMQVKGNVSSQFLTAVLMAAPLMAQQHDVVIEVVGELISKPYIEITLNLMQRFGVEVERDGWQAFTIKAGQQYVSPGVIHVEGDASSASYFLAAGAIAGGPIRVEGVGLNSIQGDVRFAEALEKMGATITRGDNWIEAKSNGILQAIDMDFNHIPDAAMTIAIAALYANGTTVLRNIASWRVKETDRIAAMATELRKLGAIVEEGEDYMTVTPPAQIRPATIDTYDDHRMAMCFSLATLDGKARCGAAMRINDPKCVAKTFPDYFEAFAKINHKELF; from the coding sequence ATGACACAAGCAACCAAACACTATCCGCACTACATCGATTTGCATCCGGCCATGGAGGTGCAGGGCGTGGTGCGCTTGCCTGGCTCTAAAAGTATCTCGAACCGTATTTTGCTACTGGCCGCCTTGGCCAAGGGCGATACGAAGATCATGGATTTGCTGGCCTCCGACGATACCCTGGTGATGCTCAATGCTTTGCATGCGCTAGGCGTGCACTGGACCCAAGACGGGGCCAGCCAAAATTACACAGTGCAGGGTGCCGATGGCGCATTCCCCAAGCATCAGGCCGACCTGTTTATGGGCAATGCCGGTACTGCGATCCGGCCTCTGGTGGCGGCCCTGGCGGTTTTGGGCGGCGACTATACGGTGCATGGTGTGCCACGTATGCATGAAAGGCCGATCGGCGATCTGGTCGATGCCCTCAATGCTGTGGGCACGCAAATTACCTACACCGGCAATCCTGGCTTTCCACCTTTGCATATACGCCGTGGCCGCCTGCATGCGCAGCGCATGCAGGTGAAGGGAAATGTATCGAGTCAATTCCTGACTGCAGTCTTGATGGCGGCGCCCTTGATGGCGCAGCAGCATGACGTTGTCATTGAGGTGGTGGGAGAGCTGATCTCCAAACCATATATAGAAATTACCTTAAATCTGATGCAGCGTTTTGGTGTTGAGGTCGAGCGTGATGGCTGGCAAGCATTCACCATCAAGGCCGGGCAGCAATATGTTTCGCCGGGTGTGATTCATGTCGAGGGCGACGCATCCTCAGCTTCGTATTTTTTGGCGGCCGGGGCGATTGCCGGCGGCCCAATCCGGGTTGAGGGCGTAGGCTTAAACAGCATCCAGGGCGATGTGCGTTTTGCCGAGGCATTGGAAAAAATGGGGGCGACCATCACCCGTGGCGATAATTGGATAGAAGCCAAATCGAACGGCATATTGCAAGCTATCGATATGGATTTTAATCATATTCCCGATGCTGCCATGACGATCGCGATCGCCGCCTTGTATGCCAATGGCACCACGGTATTGCGTAATATCGCCAGTTGGCGCGTCAAGGAAACCGATAGAATCGCTGCGATGGCCACCGAATTGCGCAAACTTGGTGCGATAGTCGAAGAAGGCGAAGATTATATGACCGTGACGCCACCGGCGCAGATACGGCCTGCAACTATTGACACCTATGATGATCACAGGATGGCAATGTGCTTTTCATTGGCAACGCTCGATGGTAAGGCAAGGTGCGGTGCGGCTATGCGTATCAACGATCCAAAATGTGTGGCGAAGACTTTTCCTGATTATTTTGAAGCCTTTGCCAAGATTAATCATAAGGAGTTATTTTGA
- the cmk gene encoding (d)CMP kinase: MTVPVITIDGPTASGKGTVAHRVAKHLGFHYLDSGALYRLTALSAAQQGISLEDEAALADLARVLPCQFVKGHVLLDGEDVTDAVRAEEIGVAASKLAVLPKVRQALFDLQVAFRFAPGLVADGRDMGTVIFPDALQKVYLTASVEARAGRRYKQLKEKGISATMEDLVKDLAERDARDIARTAAPLKPAPGAVILDTSELTVDESVHAVLALYADAVKLSNI, translated from the coding sequence TTGACTGTTCCCGTAATTACAATAGATGGGCCTACCGCTTCCGGCAAAGGGACGGTGGCACATAGAGTTGCCAAACATTTGGGCTTTCATTACCTTGATTCTGGCGCCTTGTACCGATTGACTGCGTTATCCGCTGCGCAACAAGGCATTTCCCTTGAGGATGAAGCTGCTTTGGCAGATTTGGCGCGGGTCTTGCCATGTCAGTTTGTTAAAGGGCACGTCTTACTCGATGGCGAGGATGTTACCGATGCTGTGCGTGCCGAGGAAATAGGCGTAGCCGCTTCCAAATTGGCGGTATTGCCTAAGGTTCGCCAGGCTTTGTTTGATTTGCAAGTTGCGTTTCGTTTTGCCCCTGGCTTGGTGGCAGATGGCCGCGACATGGGGACCGTAATTTTCCCTGATGCACTACAAAAGGTGTACTTAACTGCAAGTGTCGAAGCGCGCGCTGGCAGGCGTTATAAGCAATTGAAAGAAAAGGGAATTTCTGCTACTATGGAAGACTTGGTAAAAGATTTGGCTGAGCGTGATGCGAGGGATATTGCCCGAACTGCCGCTCCGCTTAAGCCAGCGCCAGGTGCTGTAATTCTAGATACTTCAGAGTTGACCGTCGATGAGTCGGTACATGCGGTGCTAGCCTTATACGCAGATGCAGTAAAGCTTTCTAATATATGA
- the rpsA gene encoding 30S ribosomal protein S1 produces MSTVFMSQGFDTGADSFAALFEESLSRQDMRSGEVISAEVVRIDHNFVIVNAGLKSEAFIPVEEFKNDQGELEVNIGDFVSVAIDSLENGFGDTILSRDKAKRLASWLALEKALESGEIVIGTVNGKVKGGLTVLTNGIRAFLPGSLVDTRPVKDTTPYEGKTLEFKVIKLDRKRNNVVLSRRAVVEASMGEERQKLMETLKEGTVVVGIVKNITDYGAFVDLGGIDGLLHITDLAWRRVRHPSEVLTVGQEITAKILKFDQEKNRVSLGVKQLGDDPWTGLSRRYPQHTRLFGKVTNLTDYGAFVEVEQGIEGLVHVSEMDWTNKNVAPNKVVQLGDEVEVMVLEIDEDRRRISLGMKQCKANPWDDFAINHKKGDKLRGAIKSITDFGVFIGLSGNIDGLVHLSDLSWNETGEEAVRRFKKGDELEAIILAIDVERERVSLGVKQLEGDPFNNYCAMNDKGAIVTGTVKSVEAKGAVIQLADEVEGYLRASEISRDRVEDAGTHLKVGDTVETLVLNIDRKARGIQLSIKAKDSAETQEAMQKMSTDTNSNAASGTTSLGALLKAKFDNKN; encoded by the coding sequence ATGTCTACTGTTTTCATGTCTCAAGGTTTCGATACCGGCGCAGATAGTTTTGCTGCTTTGTTTGAAGAATCGCTGTCTCGTCAAGATATGCGTTCTGGCGAAGTCATTTCTGCTGAAGTCGTTCGTATCGACCACAATTTCGTGATCGTAAATGCTGGCCTCAAGTCTGAAGCATTTATCCCTGTTGAAGAATTCAAAAACGACCAAGGCGAATTGGAAGTTAACATCGGCGATTTCGTTTCCGTAGCGATTGATTCGCTGGAAAACGGTTTCGGCGACACTATCTTGTCCCGCGACAAAGCAAAACGTTTGGCCTCATGGCTTGCGCTTGAAAAAGCGTTGGAGTCTGGTGAAATCGTTATTGGTACTGTCAATGGTAAAGTTAAAGGTGGTTTGACTGTTCTGACCAACGGCATCCGCGCTTTCTTGCCAGGTTCATTGGTCGATACTCGTCCAGTAAAAGACACTACCCCTTACGAAGGCAAAACCTTGGAATTCAAGGTTATCAAGCTCGATCGTAAGCGTAATAACGTGGTTCTGTCACGTCGTGCTGTAGTTGAAGCATCGATGGGCGAAGAGCGTCAAAAACTGATGGAAACACTGAAAGAAGGCACAGTGGTCGTCGGTATCGTAAAAAATATCACTGACTACGGCGCATTCGTGGATCTGGGCGGTATCGATGGTCTGTTGCATATCACTGATCTGGCATGGCGTCGTGTACGTCATCCTTCAGAAGTATTGACAGTCGGTCAAGAGATCACTGCTAAGATTCTGAAGTTTGATCAAGAGAAAAACCGTGTTTCTCTGGGTGTAAAACAATTGGGCGACGATCCTTGGACTGGACTGTCACGTCGTTACCCACAACACACCCGTTTGTTCGGTAAAGTAACGAACCTGACTGACTACGGCGCATTCGTTGAAGTCGAGCAGGGTATCGAAGGTTTGGTACACGTTTCCGAAATGGACTGGACTAACAAAAACGTTGCACCAAATAAAGTTGTTCAATTGGGCGATGAAGTTGAAGTCATGGTTCTGGAAATCGACGAAGACCGTCGTCGTATCAGCCTGGGTATGAAACAGTGCAAAGCTAATCCTTGGGATGATTTCGCGATCAACCACAAGAAGGGCGATAAGCTGCGCGGCGCAATCAAATCTATCACTGATTTCGGCGTATTTATCGGCTTGTCCGGTAACATCGACGGTCTGGTACATTTGTCTGATTTGTCTTGGAACGAAACCGGCGAAGAAGCCGTACGTCGCTTCAAGAAAGGTGACGAGCTGGAAGCCATCATTCTGGCGATCGACGTTGAGCGTGAACGTGTTTCCCTGGGTGTTAAACAACTCGAAGGCGACCCATTCAACAACTATTGCGCAATGAATGACAAAGGTGCCATCGTTACTGGTACTGTTAAGTCAGTCGAAGCTAAAGGTGCTGTGATTCAATTGGCTGACGAAGTTGAAGGCTACTTGCGCGCTTCCGAAATCTCCCGCGACCGCGTGGAAGATGCTGGTACTCACCTGAAAGTTGGCGATACTGTCGAAACTCTGGTATTGAACATCGATCGTAAAGCACGTGGCATCCAATTGTCTATCAAGGCAAAAGATTCTGCTGAAACACAAGAAGCAATGCAAAAGATGTCTACTGACACTAATTCTAATGCAGCTTCCGGTACAACTAGCCTTGGCGCGTTGTTGAAGGCAAAGTTCGATAATAAGAACTAA
- a CDS encoding integration host factor subunit beta has product MEAFDVSKTMTKSELIARLAERYPQLIAKDVDVAVKAILDAMADSLSSAQRIEIRGFGSFSLNSRPPRIGRNPKSGDKVMVPEKRVPHFKPGKELRERVDAMVGQPILDD; this is encoded by the coding sequence ATTGAGGCTTTTGATGTTTCAAAAACTATGACGAAGTCGGAGCTAATTGCTCGGCTGGCAGAGCGATATCCGCAACTGATTGCAAAAGATGTGGATGTCGCGGTCAAGGCCATACTCGATGCGATGGCAGATTCATTGTCTAGTGCGCAGCGTATCGAGATACGTGGTTTCGGCAGCTTTTCACTGAATAGCCGGCCGCCACGTATTGGTCGTAATCCTAAGTCAGGTGACAAAGTAATGGTTCCCGAAAAGCGGGTGCCACACTTCAAGCCAGGCAAAGAATTGCGCGAAAGAGTCGATGCAATGGTGGGGCAACCCATCCTTGATGATTGA
- a CDS encoding LapA family protein produces the protein MKFISRALALVLFILFFGFALKNDQIVTLQYFWGYAQSAPLAILLLAFFVTGAVLGILAMVPIVFHHRKDISKHKKTIAEIEAERAAEQRASTQAPQIDSVRNI, from the coding sequence ATGAAATTTATTTCAAGAGCATTAGCGCTAGTTTTGTTCATCCTATTTTTTGGATTTGCATTAAAGAATGATCAGATAGTTACCCTACAATATTTTTGGGGGTATGCACAATCGGCTCCTTTAGCTATTTTGTTGCTCGCATTTTTTGTCACAGGTGCCGTTCTTGGTATCTTAGCTATGGTCCCTATCGTTTTTCATCATCGTAAGGATATCTCCAAGCACAAAAAAACCATCGCGGAAATTGAGGCCGAGCGCGCTGCTGAGCAGCGCGCCAGTACGCAGGCACCTCAGATCGACAGCGTTCGAAATATCTGA
- the lapB gene encoding lipopolysaccharide assembly protein LapB, whose protein sequence is MELEIWWLLGIPLFFSLGWVAARVDIRQLLAESRSLPNGYFKGLNYLLNDQHDKAIDAFIDIVKLDPEAVELHFALGNLFRRRGETERAIRVHQNLLSRPDLPLEQQTQAMFELGQDYLKAGLLDRAEETFNQLVAGTYAIQARRSLLEIYQREKEWARAIDAAHALQESGAGGRQKEIAQFYCELAQDELVHTNSDAALAMLDKALATDRHNVRAAILLGDVQLSKGDTENALLSWRRVEQQSVPHVALVAQRLMDGYRSLDRPQEGLNLLKGYLAEAPSIDLLEVVFKATLELDTVELANQLVSDELRRTPTLLALDKLLDARLMVAQPEIRPELSVVKNLVHGYAQKLARYQCSHCGFKARQFYWQCPGCSRWETYPPRRTEELSVMN, encoded by the coding sequence ATGGAATTAGAAATCTGGTGGTTACTCGGTATTCCCTTGTTTTTCTCCTTAGGTTGGGTTGCCGCGCGGGTCGATATACGGCAATTGCTCGCAGAGTCACGTAGCCTGCCTAATGGTTACTTCAAAGGTTTAAATTACCTGCTCAACGATCAGCATGATAAGGCGATCGATGCCTTTATCGATATCGTAAAACTTGATCCCGAAGCGGTAGAGTTACACTTCGCCTTAGGTAATTTGTTTCGCCGTCGTGGTGAAACAGAGCGTGCGATTCGCGTCCATCAAAATCTGTTATCGCGCCCCGATTTACCCTTAGAGCAGCAAACCCAGGCTATGTTCGAACTGGGCCAGGATTATTTGAAAGCCGGCTTACTCGACCGTGCCGAAGAAACCTTTAATCAACTGGTGGCAGGCACTTATGCGATACAGGCACGGCGCTCCTTGCTGGAAATTTATCAACGCGAAAAAGAATGGGCGCGTGCCATTGATGCTGCACACGCACTGCAGGAGTCCGGTGCTGGTGGCAGGCAAAAAGAAATTGCTCAGTTTTATTGTGAATTGGCGCAGGACGAATTGGTCCACACAAATTCGGACGCTGCTCTGGCTATGTTAGACAAGGCGCTAGCGACAGATAGACATAATGTCCGTGCCGCGATTTTATTGGGTGATGTGCAGCTCAGTAAAGGCGATACTGAAAATGCCTTGTTGTCATGGCGCAGGGTAGAGCAGCAAAGTGTGCCGCATGTTGCCTTGGTCGCACAGCGTCTGATGGATGGCTACCGCTCGCTTGATAGACCGCAAGAAGGTTTAAACCTTTTAAAAGGCTATCTTGCGGAGGCTCCCTCTATCGATTTGTTGGAAGTGGTTTTTAAAGCGACGCTAGAACTTGATACTGTTGAATTGGCCAATCAGTTGGTCAGCGATGAGTTGCGCCGCACCCCAACTTTGCTCGCATTAGATAAGCTGTTGGACGCTCGTCTAATGGTGGCGCAGCCCGAGATTAGACCTGAATTATCGGTCGTTAAAAACTTGGTACATGGCTATGCGCAAAAACTGGCACGTTATCAATGCTCGCATTGCGGTTTTAAAGCGCGCCAATTTTATTGGCAGTGTCCGGGATGCAGTCGATGGGAAACCTATCCACCTCGACGCACCGAAGAATTGAGTGTCATGAATTAA
- a CDS encoding UDP-glucose dehydrogenase family protein, with the protein MKITIIGTGYVGLVTGACLAELGNDVFCLDLDQQKIDILNGGGIPIHEPGLEEIVARNRSAGRLVFSTDIAASVAHGDVQFIAVGTPPDEDGSADLQYVLAAARNIGKHMQGFKVIVVKSTVPVGTAERVGAAIETELKLRGSNATYSVVSNPEFLKEGAAVEDFMRPDRIVIGCDDNSFGNIARAQMKKLYTPFNRNHERTFWMDVRSAEFTKYAANAMLATRISFMNELANLADRVGVDIEAVRHGIGSDPRIGHSFLYAGCGYGGSCFPKDVQALEPTAQDYGQDLLILHAVEAVNTKQKQVLGAKIMARFGDDLSGKHFAVWGLAFKPNTDDMRAASSRVLLGELLRAGATVSVYDPVAIPEAKRVFALDFAENPELLENINYAATPMGALDQADALAIVTEWKAFRSPNFEQVKTRLKQAVIFDGRNLFEPALMTDLGLEYHGIGRSILTRS; encoded by the coding sequence ATGAAAATTACAATTATTGGTACCGGCTACGTCGGTTTGGTTACGGGTGCTTGTCTTGCAGAGTTAGGCAACGACGTATTTTGCCTTGATCTTGATCAGCAAAAAATTGACATTTTGAATGGCGGTGGCATCCCTATCCATGAGCCCGGCTTAGAAGAAATCGTTGCACGTAATCGTAGCGCTGGGCGATTGGTATTTTCAACCGATATCGCGGCCAGTGTCGCGCACGGTGATGTACAGTTTATCGCGGTCGGTACACCTCCTGATGAAGATGGTTCAGCTGACTTGCAATATGTATTGGCAGCGGCACGAAATATCGGCAAACACATGCAGGGCTTTAAAGTGATTGTAGTCAAGTCCACAGTTCCAGTGGGGACGGCGGAACGAGTTGGCGCTGCAATCGAAACTGAGTTAAAACTACGAGGCTCGAACGCGACTTATTCTGTAGTGTCAAATCCTGAATTTCTCAAAGAAGGTGCGGCAGTTGAGGATTTCATGCGTCCTGATCGTATTGTGATTGGTTGCGATGATAATTCGTTCGGCAATATTGCTAGAGCACAGATGAAAAAATTGTATACGCCATTTAATCGCAATCACGAGCGGACTTTTTGGATGGATGTGCGTTCTGCCGAGTTCACTAAGTATGCAGCGAATGCCATGTTGGCGACGCGTATTTCATTTATGAATGAATTAGCAAATCTGGCGGATAGAGTTGGTGTTGATATTGAAGCGGTGCGGCATGGAATAGGCTCGGATCCGCGTATCGGACATAGTTTTTTGTATGCCGGCTGTGGTTATGGCGGATCTTGCTTTCCTAAGGATGTTCAGGCACTAGAGCCTACCGCGCAAGACTATGGACAGGATTTATTGATATTACATGCCGTTGAGGCGGTCAATACCAAACAAAAACAAGTCTTAGGTGCAAAAATTATGGCGCGTTTTGGTGATGATTTGAGTGGAAAGCATTTTGCCGTTTGGGGACTCGCATTTAAGCCAAATACCGATGACATGCGGGCGGCATCCTCGCGTGTGCTATTGGGGGAACTGTTGCGCGCTGGTGCTACGGTCTCGGTTTATGATCCAGTTGCTATACCAGAAGCCAAACGTGTGTTCGCACTTGATTTCGCAGAGAATCCGGAGTTACTCGAAAACATTAATTATGCCGCCACGCCGATGGGCGCTTTGGATCAGGCCGATGCCTTGGCCATCGTGACGGAATGGAAGGCCTTCCGTAGCCCTAATTTCGAGCAAGTTAAAACTAGATTGAAGCAAGCTGTCATTTTTGATGGGCGTAATTTGTTTGAGCCAGCGCTGATGACAGATTTAGGGCTGGAATACCACGGTATCGGCCGCTCAATATTGACGCGTAGTTGA
- the rfaE1 gene encoding D-glycero-beta-D-manno-heptose-7-phosphate kinase, which produces MESTIAQAKRMLVVGDVMLDRYWFGEVNRISPEAPVPIVRVERREERLGGAANVARNAVALGLSAGLLGVIGQDEAGNIVEELLQESGIESYLNRDNAISTIIKLRVIGRQQQLLRIDFEQKPSARVLQDKLTRFNGLIADYDVIVMSDYAKGSLVNVATMIAAAKQLGKLILVDPKGSDFSRYKGASMLTPNKSEMRQIIGDWDSEEELTEKAQSLRVKLDLQALLLTRSEEGMTLYTDTEVIHVPAMAREVYDVSGAGDTVIATMAAMLAEGKTMREAVMLANQAGGIVVGKLGTATASRAELFSNL; this is translated from the coding sequence ATGGAATCTACAATAGCGCAAGCAAAACGTATGTTGGTGGTGGGCGATGTGATGTTGGATCGCTATTGGTTCGGGGAGGTCAATCGTATCTCGCCTGAGGCACCGGTACCTATCGTTCGGGTTGAACGACGCGAGGAGCGTTTGGGCGGCGCCGCCAACGTAGCACGCAACGCAGTGGCTTTGGGTTTGTCGGCTGGTTTACTAGGTGTTATTGGTCAAGATGAGGCAGGCAATATTGTTGAGGAATTATTGCAAGAGTCTGGAATTGAAAGTTATCTTAATCGGGATAATGCAATTTCTACGATTATTAAATTACGTGTGATTGGTCGGCAACAGCAATTGTTGCGGATAGACTTTGAACAGAAGCCTAGCGCTAGAGTTTTACAAGACAAGTTGACCCGTTTTAATGGGCTGATTGCTGATTATGATGTAATTGTCATGTCAGACTACGCCAAGGGAAGCTTGGTTAATGTCGCGACGATGATCGCTGCAGCCAAACAATTAGGCAAGCTAATACTGGTCGATCCTAAGGGGAGTGATTTCTCGCGCTACAAGGGAGCGAGCATGCTGACACCAAACAAATCAGAGATGCGCCAAATTATAGGTGACTGGGATAGTGAAGAGGAGTTAACCGAAAAAGCGCAAAGCCTAAGAGTTAAACTGGATTTGCAGGCATTGCTGTTGACACGCTCAGAAGAAGGGATGACGCTTTACACTGATACCGAGGTCATCCATGTGCCAGCCATGGCGCGTGAAGTTTATGATGTCTCTGGTGCGGGGGATACTGTGATTGCCACGATGGCAGCCATGCTGGCCGAGGGGAAAACTATGCGAGAAGCTGTGATGCTCGCGAATCAAGCAGGTGGTATTGTCGTTGGGAAATTAGGAACTGCCACCGCATCGAGAGCAGAATTATTTTCAAATTTGTAA